A stretch of Haemophilus influenzae DNA encodes these proteins:
- a CDS encoding alpha/beta fold hydrolase, with translation MIREPYFHQFALAELLPFFEQFPTQYLSGKRNIKLAYRHLIQPESAVRKLMILVNGRAENMLKWSELAYDFYHQGYDVLLFDHRGQGYSQRIIPQKGHLDEFRFYVDDMAKIIEKVTALFSYSTQHLLAHSMGALIATYYLANYDHHINKAVLSSPFYGILLKHPIRDELIIALMNILGQGERYVFGKGPYQQAHLEYNELTFCKTRMKWMNRVNRKNPAINLGGPTFRWVHLCLNAIKRLPKVIPKIEIPILILQAEKEKIVDNNNLEKLTALFPNARCEVILNAKHEVLFEKDNVRRNVLKSVNHFLNVQS, from the coding sequence ATGATCAGAGAACCTTATTTTCATCAATTTGCTCTTGCAGAATTATTGCCTTTTTTTGAGCAATTTCCTACCCAATATCTTTCTGGTAAACGAAATATAAAATTAGCTTATCGTCATTTGATTCAACCTGAAAGTGCGGTCAGAAAATTGATGATTTTAGTAAATGGTCGAGCAGAAAATATGCTGAAATGGTCAGAGCTCGCTTATGATTTTTATCATCAAGGTTATGATGTATTGCTATTTGATCATCGCGGTCAAGGCTATTCACAGCGTATTATTCCTCAAAAAGGGCATTTAGACGAATTTCGTTTCTATGTCGATGATATGGCGAAAATCATCGAAAAAGTAACCGCACTTTTCAGCTATTCAACGCAGCATTTGCTTGCTCATTCAATGGGCGCATTGATTGCAACCTATTATTTGGCAAATTATGATCATCACATTAATAAAGCGGTACTTTCTTCGCCCTTTTACGGTATTCTTTTAAAACATCCCATTAGAGATGAACTGATTATTGCCCTAATGAATATTTTAGGACAAGGCGAGCGTTATGTTTTTGGTAAAGGGCCTTATCAACAAGCCCACTTGGAATACAATGAATTAACTTTCTGTAAAACCAGAATGAAATGGATGAATCGTGTAAATCGTAAAAATCCAGCAATTAATCTTGGTGGGCCAACATTCCGTTGGGTACATTTGTGTTTGAACGCAATTAAACGCTTGCCGAAAGTTATTCCTAAGATTGAAATTCCAATCCTAATTTTACAAGCCGAAAAAGAAAAAATAGTAGATAACAACAATCTTGAAAAATTAACCGCACTTTTTCCGAATGCTAGATGTGAAGTCATATTAAATGCTAAACATGAGGTGTTATTTGAAAAAGATAATGTTCGAAGAAATGTACTTAAAAGTGTTAATCATTTTCTAAATGTGCAAAGTTGA
- a CDS encoding NapC/NirT family cytochrome c: MSKMKKIVTALCLVGVGATALLGSQWIMHKTSTPEFCASCHSMSYPQQEWEGSSHFANAKGVRAQCSDCHIPKEGWHYVKAKFIALKDLWYEAQGKIENKEKYEAHRAEMAQRVWKDMKANDSETCRSCHSFDAMELSKQTKLAKQTHTEAQTNGQTCIDCHKGIVHFLPEVHGDQNTQKSSAVQGGTLSDGSAIFATEMVKATNDKGNEVRLMPYAELMQWKVNGDQIQGTLHGWQQVGAEAVVYQELGKRITLALMDEDARNHVQVLKTVHDAVTDSDWKEISVAVNVAKEKMTSDLTTLNQYGNQLNQTQCSGCHAAIGADHYTANQWIGVVNSMKDRTSMKKDEVRALTIYLQRNAKDMAKQ; encoded by the coding sequence ATGTCAAAAATGAAAAAAATAGTAACCGCACTTTGTTTAGTCGGTGTTGGTGCAACTGCCTTATTGGGTTCTCAGTGGATAATGCACAAAACGAGTACACCAGAGTTTTGTGCTAGTTGTCATTCAATGAGTTATCCACAACAGGAGTGGGAAGGTTCTAGCCATTTTGCTAATGCAAAAGGGGTTAGAGCACAATGTTCAGATTGTCATATTCCAAAAGAAGGTTGGCATTATGTCAAGGCTAAATTTATTGCTTTAAAAGACTTGTGGTATGAAGCACAAGGTAAGATTGAGAATAAAGAAAAATATGAAGCTCATCGTGCAGAAATGGCACAACGAGTGTGGAAGGATATGAAAGCCAATGATTCAGAAACCTGTCGTAGCTGTCACAGTTTTGATGCAATGGAGCTTTCAAAACAAACTAAATTAGCAAAACAAACTCATACGGAGGCGCAAACAAACGGTCAAACTTGTATTGATTGTCACAAGGGCATTGTTCACTTCCTACCTGAAGTGCATGGCGATCAAAATACACAAAAATCCTCTGCAGTACAAGGTGGTACTCTCTCTGATGGCTCAGCTATTTTTGCCACTGAAATGGTGAAAGCGACCAATGATAAAGGAAATGAGGTTCGCTTAATGCCTTATGCTGAATTAATGCAATGGAAAGTAAATGGTGATCAAATTCAAGGTACTTTACATGGTTGGCAACAAGTGGGGGCTGAAGCAGTTGTGTATCAAGAATTAGGTAAACGTATCACGCTTGCTTTAATGGACGAAGATGCACGTAATCATGTTCAAGTATTAAAAACAGTTCATGATGCAGTAACAGATTCTGATTGGAAAGAAATCAGTGTTGCGGTGAATGTAGCTAAAGAAAAAATGACATCAGATTTAACCACGCTTAATCAATACGGTAATCAGTTAAACCAAACTCAATGTAGTGGTTGTCACGCAGCAATTGGTGCAGATCATTACACGGCTAACCAATGGATTGGTGTGGTGAATTCTATGAAAGACCGTACATCAATGAAAAAAGATGAAGTACGTGCATTAACTATTTATCTGCAACGCAATGCCAAAGATATGGCAAAACAATAA
- the torA gene encoding trimethylamine-N-oxide reductase TorA, which translates to MKKNNVNEQRRDFLKKTSLGVAGSALSGGMVGVVSKSAVAKEAEMKTVVTAAHWGSIGVVVQDGKVVKSGPAIEPAVPNELQTVVADQLYSEARVKYPMVRKGFLANPGKSDTTMRGRDEWVRVSWDEALDLVHNQLKRVRDEHGSTGIFAGSYGWFSCGSLHASRTLLQRYMNATGGFVGHKGDYSTGAAQVIMPHVLGTIEVYEQQTSWESILESSDIIVLWSANPLTTMRIAWMSTDQKGIEYFNKFQASGKRIICIDPQKSETCQMLNAEWIPVNTATDVPLMLGIAHTLVEQGKHDKDFLKKYTSGYAKFEEYLLGKTDGQPKTAEWAAKICGVPAETIKQLAADFSSKRTMLMGGWGMQRQRHGEQTHWMLVTLASMLGQIGLPGGGFGLSYHYSNGGVPTATGGIIGSITASPSGKAGAKTWLDDTSKSAFPLARIADVLLHPGKKIQYNGTEITYPDIKAVYWAGGNPFVHHQDTNTLVKAFQKPDVVIVNEVNWTPTARMADIVLPATTSYERNDLTMAGDYSMMSVYPMKQVVPPQFEAKNDYDIFVELAKRAGVEEQYTEGKTEMEWLEEFYNAAFSAARANRVAMPRFDKFWAENKPLSFEAGEAAKKWVRYGEFREDPLLNPLGTPSGKIEIFSDVVEKMNYNDCKGHPSWMEPEEFAGNVTEEYPLALVTPHPYYRLHSQLAHTSLRQKYAVNDREPVMVHPEDAAARGIKDGDIVRIHSKRGQVLAGAVVTKNIIKGTVALHEGAWYDPMYLGESEKPLCKNGCANVLTRDEGTSKLAQGNSPNTCIVQIEKFTGVAPEVTVFKQPKQVA; encoded by the coding sequence ATGAAAAAGAATAACGTAAATGAACAACGTCGTGATTTTCTGAAAAAAACATCTTTAGGCGTGGCTGGTAGTGCCCTTTCTGGTGGTATGGTGGGCGTTGTATCAAAAAGTGCGGTAGCAAAAGAAGCTGAAATGAAAACGGTAGTGACTGCCGCTCACTGGGGATCTATTGGGGTTGTTGTACAAGATGGTAAGGTCGTGAAATCTGGTCCTGCTATTGAGCCTGCAGTGCCGAACGAATTGCAAACAGTTGTTGCCGATCAATTGTATAGCGAAGCTCGCGTGAAATATCCAATGGTGCGTAAAGGCTTTTTAGCTAATCCAGGAAAAAGCGATACTACAATGCGTGGTCGTGATGAATGGGTGCGCGTTTCTTGGGATGAAGCGTTAGATTTAGTACACAATCAGCTTAAACGTGTGCGTGACGAACATGGATCAACAGGTATTTTTGCTGGTTCTTATGGTTGGTTTAGTTGCGGTTCATTACATGCATCTCGTACGTTATTACAGCGTTACATGAACGCTACAGGTGGTTTTGTGGGACACAAAGGGGATTACTCTACGGGTGCTGCACAAGTAATTATGCCACATGTATTAGGCACGATTGAGGTGTACGAACAACAAACCAGCTGGGAATCCATATTAGAAAGTAGTGATATTATTGTGCTTTGGTCTGCAAATCCACTCACAACAATGCGTATTGCTTGGATGTCCACTGACCAAAAAGGGATTGAATATTTCAATAAATTCCAAGCGAGTGGTAAACGTATTATTTGTATCGACCCACAAAAAAGCGAAACTTGCCAAATGTTGAATGCAGAATGGATTCCAGTGAATACAGCAACGGATGTGCCATTAATGCTTGGTATTGCGCATACTTTAGTTGAACAAGGCAAGCACGATAAAGATTTCTTGAAAAAATATACGTCAGGTTACGCTAAATTCGAAGAATATTTATTAGGTAAAACTGATGGACAGCCAAAAACAGCGGAATGGGCGGCTAAAATTTGTGGTGTGCCAGCAGAAACCATTAAGCAACTTGCAGCTGATTTCTCCAGTAAACGTACCATGTTAATGGGTGGCTGGGGGATGCAACGCCAACGCCATGGTGAACAAACCCACTGGATGTTAGTAACCCTTGCATCTATGTTAGGACAAATTGGGTTACCGGGTGGCGGTTTTGGCTTGAGTTATCATTATTCAAATGGTGGGGTACCAACGGCGACAGGCGGTATTATCGGCTCAATTACGGCAAGTCCATCAGGCAAAGCGGGGGCAAAAACATGGTTGGATGATACGTCTAAATCCGCGTTCCCATTAGCGCGTATTGCTGATGTGTTACTCCATCCAGGCAAAAAGATTCAGTATAACGGTACTGAAATTACTTATCCTGACATCAAAGCGGTATATTGGGCAGGTGGTAACCCGTTTGTTCACCATCAAGATACCAATACCTTAGTGAAAGCTTTCCAGAAACCTGATGTAGTGATTGTCAATGAGGTGAACTGGACGCCAACTGCACGCATGGCAGATATTGTGTTACCAGCTACGACGAGTTATGAACGTAATGACTTAACCATGGCTGGCGACTACTCTATGATGAGTGTTTACCCGATGAAACAAGTGGTTCCACCACAATTTGAAGCAAAAAATGACTACGATATTTTCGTTGAGCTTGCTAAACGTGCCGGTGTGGAAGAACAATACACTGAAGGTAAAACTGAAATGGAGTGGCTGGAAGAATTCTATAATGCAGCCTTTAGTGCTGCACGTGCAAATCGTGTAGCAATGCCACGTTTTGACAAATTCTGGGCAGAAAATAAACCATTAAGTTTTGAGGCGGGTGAAGCTGCGAAGAAATGGGTGCGTTATGGTGAATTCCGTGAAGATCCATTGCTCAATCCGCTTGGCACACCGTCAGGTAAAATTGAAATTTTCTCTGATGTTGTTGAGAAAATGAATTATAACGATTGTAAGGGGCATCCTAGTTGGATGGAACCTGAAGAGTTTGCGGGTAATGTGACGGAAGAATATCCGTTAGCTTTAGTGACACCACATCCTTACTATCGTTTACACAGTCAATTGGCGCATACTTCATTACGTCAAAAATATGCGGTAAATGATCGTGAGCCAGTGATGGTTCACCCTGAAGATGCGGCTGCTCGTGGTATTAAAGACGGTGATATTGTTCGCATTCATAGCAAACGCGGTCAAGTGCTTGCAGGTGCAGTTGTAACAAAAAATATCATCAAAGGTACTGTCGCTCTCCATGAAGGCGCATGGTATGATCCAATGTACTTAGGTGAAAGTGAAAAACCATTATGTAAAAATGGTTGTGCAAATGTGTTAACTCGAGATGAAGGTACATCTAAATTGGCACAAGGCAATTCACCAAATACTTGTATCGTTCAGATTGAGAAATTTACAGGCGTAGCACCAGAAGTTACGGTATTTAAACAACCTAAACAGGTGGCGTAA